From Danio rerio strain Tuebingen ecotype United States chromosome 7, GRCz12tu, whole genome shotgun sequence, the proteins below share one genomic window:
- the si:dkey-172h23.2 gene encoding uncharacterized protein LOC393772 (The RefSeq protein has 2 substitutions compared to this genomic sequence), whose translation MKLSPCQAPLYGKCVLTVDLCDETLCEGEQDEVLFFLLFSGSVQTHITSTLKVNHATLQAVCPAHNCCESVLVTLFSTGPDGLVHSLATEPLVFVQDLAFDMAQFLVSAVGQTGILEEALLLDEHQIPLQECEKLDLSLSLALKHLTLPPGWSLIGNNTRMDPQETLLHFAARRGLSKVARFLLKQPGAREALSLRNRQGDTPVLIAQSRGHTALLELFNM comes from the exons ATGAAACTTAGTCCCTGTCAAGCCCCGTTATAT GGCAAGTGTGTTCTGACAGTTGATCTGTGTGATGAGACGCTCTGTGAAGGAGAACAGGACGAGGTGTTGTTCTTCCTGTTGTTCAGCGGCTCCGCTCAGACACATATAACCAGCACACTGAAGGTCAACCATGCCACCCTTCAGGCTGTGTGTCCAG CTCATAACTGCTGTGAATCAGTGCTGGTCACCCTGTTCTCCACTGGGCCGGACGGTTTGGTTCATTCTCTGGCCACCGAGCCTTTGGTCTTCGTGCAGGACTTGGCCTTCGACATGGCCCAGTTCTTGGTGAGTGCGGTGGGGCAGACGGGCATCCTAGAAGAGGCTCTACTACTGGACGAGCATCAGATCCCCCTGCAGGAGTGTGAAAAGCTGGACCTGAGTCTTTCCCTGGCCCTCAAACACCTCACGCTGCCCCCTGGATGGAGCCTGATTGGAAATAACACAC GAATGGATCCTCAAGAGACGCTCCTTCATTTTGCCGCTCGCCGTGGGCTTTCAAAAGTGGCCAGATTTCTCCTCAAGCAGCCCGGAGCCCGAGAGGCCCTCAGCCTGCGTAACAGACAGGGGGACACACCGGTGCTGATCGCCCATAGTCGAGGACATACAGCACTGCTGGAGCTCTTTAACATGTGA